One window from the genome of Balneola vulgaris DSM 17893 encodes:
- the nadC gene encoding carboxylating nicotinate-nucleotide diphosphorylase, with the protein MITIHLKEIIARALQEDLGMGDLTSTSIFTPAQKAKGTFSAKAEGVLAGLDALNIAYQFFDEHTKVHLLKSDGDHVKQGEVIAEVEGTVSTLLSAERVILNITQHLSGIATSTAEVVKLLDDESIKVTDTRKTLPGLRAVQKYAVKCGGGQNHRFRLDDGVMIKDNHIKAAGSITKAIELVRSNIGHMVKIEVETERIDQVLEAVEAQADVIMLDNRTPSEVKELAQLIPDSITIEVSGGITPDNIASYNGCGANVISLGWLTHSVKALDISFNLITK; encoded by the coding sequence ATGATAACGATTCACCTGAAAGAAATTATAGCTCGTGCGCTTCAAGAAGACCTTGGCATGGGCGACCTTACATCTACCTCTATTTTCACTCCTGCACAGAAAGCCAAAGGTACTTTTTCTGCAAAAGCTGAGGGTGTTTTAGCAGGCTTAGATGCATTAAATATTGCCTATCAATTTTTCGATGAACACACCAAGGTTCATCTATTAAAATCGGATGGAGACCACGTTAAACAAGGCGAAGTAATTGCGGAAGTTGAAGGCACCGTTTCTACTCTTCTTAGTGCCGAACGTGTAATTCTGAATATCACTCAACATTTAAGTGGAATTGCTACTTCAACAGCCGAAGTTGTGAAGTTGTTGGACGATGAAAGCATTAAAGTTACCGACACTCGAAAAACACTTCCGGGGCTCCGAGCAGTACAAAAGTATGCCGTAAAATGTGGGGGCGGACAAAACCATCGCTTCCGTTTAGATGATGGCGTTATGATTAAAGATAACCACATCAAAGCAGCTGGCAGTATCACCAAAGCAATTGAGTTAGTTCGTTCGAACATTGGGCATATGGTGAAAATTGAAGTTGAGACTGAGCGCATTGATCAGGTACTGGAAGCGGTTGAAGCACAGGCTGATGTAATCATGCTCGACAATCGAACTCCATCAGAAGTAAAAGAATTAGCACAATTGATACCTGATTCGATTACCATCGAAGTATCAGGAGGAATTACCCCGGATAATATCGCATCTTACAACGGATGCGGAGCAAACGTAATTTCACTAGGGTGGCTTACCCATTCGGTAAAAGCATTAGATATAAGTTTTAATTTGATCACCAAATAG